A window of Micromonospora eburnea genomic DNA:
GCCCCGGTCGGCCACCCCGAGCCGCTGCGCACCGTGGTCGACACCGCGCTGCGGGCGTACGACGAGGTGTGGGCGGCCGGCGGGGTGCCCCGGGCGGTCTTCCCCACCACGTACGCGGAGCTGCTGCGGATCACCGCCGGCACCCCGACAGAGGTGGCGTGAGCGAGCGCACCACCAAGCTCAGCGACCTGCCCGGACTCGTCACGCTGCACGTGTGGCGGATCCCCCGCCCGGCCGTCCCCCGGGCGCTGGCCCGGATGGCGGCGCATCCGTCGCGGCTGCGGCGGACCCCCGGCGTACGGTTCGCCAAGCTGCTCGGCACCGGGACGGGCACCGGCTTCGGCCCCGGCGACGCCGACCTGACCCGGTGGGCCGCCCTGGTCGTCTGGGACTCCCCCGCCGTGGCGGCCGGCTTCGACGCCTCTCCGGTCGGCCGCTCCTGGGCCCGGATCGCCCGCTCCGCCGTACGGGTGGAGCTGCGCCCGCTGACCAGCCGGGGCGAGTGGTCCGGCCAGCGGCCGTTCGGCGAGCCGTCCGGCGGCCCGGGCACCGGTCCGGTCCTGGCGCTGACCCGGGCCCGGCTGCGGCCCCGTCGGGCGGTCACCTTCTGGCGGGCCGTCCCACCGGTGGCCGCCGCCCTGCCCGGCGCGCCGGGGCTGCTCGCCCGGTTCGGCGTCGGCGAGGCCCCGCTCGGCTGGCAGGGCACGGTGACCGTGTGGCGGGACGCGGCGGACCTGGTCGCGTTCGCGTACCGTCACCCGGAGCACCGCGCCGCGATCACGCGCACCACCACCGAGGGCTGGTACGCGGAGGAACTGTTCGCGCGGTTCGCGGTGTGCGACGTGGTCGGCGACCTCGCGGTGTTGGGATGGGCCGCCGAGGGCGACCCGCAATCGGTGAGAGGACACGCATGAGGCTGGTGCGGTGGACGCCGGACGACCTGGTCCGGCGGCTCGACGACGTGGTGGCCGTCTACGGCGAGGCGATGGGCTACCGCGCCGACCTGTTGGAGGCCCGGCGCGGCTACATCGCCACCCACGTCCGCCGTCCCGGCTTCCGCGCCGTGGCCAG
This region includes:
- a CDS encoding monooxygenase, translated to MSERTTKLSDLPGLVTLHVWRIPRPAVPRALARMAAHPSRLRRTPGVRFAKLLGTGTGTGFGPGDADLTRWAALVVWDSPAVAAGFDASPVGRSWARIARSAVRVELRPLTSRGEWSGQRPFGEPSGGPGTGPVLALTRARLRPRRAVTFWRAVPPVAAALPGAPGLLARFGVGEAPLGWQGTVTVWRDAADLVAFAYRHPEHRAAITRTTTEGWYAEELFARFAVCDVVGDLAVLGWAAEGDPQSVRGHA